The nucleotide window AATTAAAACCAAATCAAAGACCATTCCAATATTAGTTTTCATTATAAAAGTATTACTAATTGCTATTTCAAGAGAATTAGGAGCTATTTCCCGCTATCCGCTACAATCTCGTGGGCCGAACCCCGGCCCACAAGGATTTTCGCTACTATCGGGGCTAGGGATTTTCTGCTTTCAAAATCTTTTGTGCAAAAAAGAATATTCTCTTTTCAAAAGGTTTTAATCTATATTTTTTGATTCTTTGATTACAAACTATATTTCAATCCTAAAGTCAAACCAAGACCAGAAATCCCAACATAAGAACTTAGTTCGTCCATCGGTCTATTAGTATCAACATTAGAATTTGTCAAACTATTATTTGAGTTTACATCTAATTTATCACGATAATTGGTGTGAATTGCCGAAACGGAAAGTGTACTCAACTGGTCTGCTTCATTTACTGTATAGTCAGTTGTTTCTTTGGTTTTTCCGTGTACTGTAAAATTACGGTATTCTAATTCTGCGAAAGCAGAAATATGACTTCCTAATTTGTAGGAAGTACCTAAAGCAGCCATAAAACCAACTGTAGGATTTGGTTTTACCACATCAGTTTGCGCAATTTTAGTCGTGTTTACCAGATTACCTCCTGCATAAGTCAACAATTCTTTATTAGTATCAATCGTTAACGTTCCGTGAACAGGAACAATAACTCCTACTTTTGTATAAGGTTCAAAACCATGAGATTCACCTAAAAACAATACAATTGCCGGTGCAAGATCAAAAGCTTTAATTTTACCTTCAGCATCAAAACTTAAATAAGTAGCTGCAGTT belongs to Flavobacterium gilvum and includes:
- a CDS encoding outer membrane beta-barrel protein gives rise to the protein MKKTLFLLSLMISTVTMVGQTSKTASSKPETWYFKLGGSYFMQTAATEFPTVGGQPANKDVYTGNYPNNKLASRESVTGSFGEGFRSGVTAGYRFNARFGVELAANYYSSQSKTMAQTTNRLYAYNPNTTAATYLSFDAEGKIKAFDLAPAIVLFLGESHGFEPYTKVGVIVPVHGTLTIDTNKELLTYAGGNLVNTTKIAQTDVVKPNPTVGFMAALGTSYKLGSHISAFAELEYRNFTVHGKTKETTDYTVNEADQLSTLSVSAIHTNYRDKLDVNSNNSLTNSNVDTNRPMDELSSYVGISGLGLTLGLKYSL